In Lemur catta isolate mLemCat1 chromosome 1, mLemCat1.pri, whole genome shotgun sequence, one DNA window encodes the following:
- the ZNF770 gene encoding zinc finger protein 770, which translates to MMAENNFEVQKIQQRVVANKLPRNRPYICNICFKHFETPSKLARHYLIHTGQKPFECDVCHKTFRQLVHLERHQLTHNMPFKCNICQRHFKNLKTFVKHQQLHNETYQNDVKQVRRLLEAKQEKPAYGVYNTFTTEERWALHPCSKSDPTYSTTKRGKNVHACTICGKMFPSQSKLDRHVLTHTGQRPFKCVLCSKSFRQSTHLKIHQLTHSEERPFQCCFCQKGFKIQSKLLKHKQIHTRSKTFQTLSLKAKSPESCPLPNKLNANQDGFENGDMDESEENNPLDVHSIYIVPFQCSECEECFESEQILNEHKCFPARGGKIPNRLKRSYNYKTIVKKILAKLKRAGGKKLDNFQSEKKVFKSSFLKNRDHLSGEQNSEQTQRTFMGSLGKNGTYKAVGNKKKKTLTLPFSWQKQFQSQNMGKNLKGILTTENIITMDNSVNNKDLAIYGSPGEEFFSNCEVLQCGLSVPSENIHTGHKMCPCDKCEKVFPSVSKLQRHYLIHTGQRPFGCNVCGKSFRQAAHLKRHTQTHIEKNPYRSLYPAEFGNLNKLFIHPGDNVNCNASQQCQALGFQKHEVSESDQISEIDSKAESKDLVHCRQSYHSNSLLESEQGHHYYSYAGHQERNEHGLLYYCSVCSKSFRSPSKLERHYLIHAGQKPFECSVCGKTFRQAPHWKRHQLTHFKERPQEKVVLDSVE; encoded by the coding sequence ATGATGGCTGAAAACAATTTTGAAGTGCAAAAGATTCAACAGCGTGTAGTAGCCAACAAACTACCTAGAAACAGGCCATATATTTGCAATATTTGCTTCAAGCACTTTGAAACACCATCAAAGTTAGCTAGGCATTATCTCATTCACACTGGTCAAAAGCCATTTGAGTGTGACGTGTGTCATAAAACCTTTAGACAACTAGTTCATCTGGAGAGACATCAACTAACTCACAATATGccttttaaatgtaatatttgtcAGCGCcactttaaaaatttgaagacatTTGTGAAGCACCAACAACTTCACAATGAAACCTATCAGAATGATGTTAAACAGGTCAGAAGATTGCTGGAGGCCAAGCAAGAAAAGCCAGCGTATGGAGTGTATAATACTTTTACCACAGAGGAGAGATGGGCATTACACCCCTGCTCTAAGTCTGATCCCACATATAGTACTACgaagagaggaaagaatgttCATGCATGTACAATCTGTGGCAAGATGTTTCCGTCACAATCAAAACTTGATaggcatgttctcactcatactgGTCAGAGGCCTTTTAAATGTGTCCTGTGTAGTAAATCTTTCCGACAGTCAACTCATTTAAAAATCCACCAACTCACACATTCAGAAGAAAGACCGTTTCAATGTTGTTTTTGTCAAAAAGGATTTAAGATTCAAAGCAAACTTCTGAAGCATAAACAAATCCATACGAGGAGTAAGACTTTTCAGACTCTTTCATTAAAGGCGAAGAGTCCAGAATCATGCCCTCTGCctaataaattaaatgcaaatcaAGATGGTTTTGAAAATGGTGATATGGATGAATCTGAGGAGAATAATCCACTTGATGTCCACTCTATTTATATTGTTCCTTTTCAATGTTCAGAGTGTGAAGAGTGTTTTGAATCAGAGCAGATTCTCAATGAGCACAAGTGTTTTCCTGCAAGAGGTGGCAAAATTCCAAACAGGCTCAAAAGAAGCTACAACTATAAAACCATTGTTAAAAAAATCCTGGCAAAGCTTAAACGTGCTGGGGGTAAAAAATTAGATAACTTTCAATCtgagaaaaaagtatttaaaagcaGTTTCTTGAAAAATCGTGATCATCTTTCTGGTGAGCAGAACTCCGAACAAACCCAGAGGACATTTATGGGTTCTCTTGGCAAAAATGGAACATACAAGGCAGttggcaataaaaagaagaaaacactgacTTTACCATTTTCTTGGCAAAAGCAATTCCAGAGccaaaatatgggaaaaaatttaaaaggtatcCTTACAACAGAAAACATAATAACCATGGATAATTCAGTGAATAATAAAGACTTGGCAATCTATGGTTCACCAGGTGAGGAATTCTTCAGTAACTGTGAGGTACTTCAGTGTGGGTTATCAGTTCCAAGTGAAAACATACATACTGGACATAAGATGTGTCCTTGTGACAAATGTGAGAAAGTATTTCCTTCTGTCTCCAAACTACAAAGGCACTATTTAATTCATACTGGACAAAGGCCTTTTGGCTGTAATGTTTGTGGGAAATCTTTTAGACAGGCAGCTCACTTAAAAAGACATACACAAACTCATATTGAAAAGAATCCTTATAGATCTCTTTACCCAGCAGAATTTGGAAATTTGAACAAACTTTTCATTCATCCGGGTGATAATGTTAACTGTAATGCTTCCCAGCAATGTCAGGCTCTTGGTTTTCAAAAACATGAGGTCTCAGAGTCAGATCAAATATCAGAAATAGACAGTAAGGCAGAATCAAAAGACTTAGTTCACTGTAGGCAGTCCTATCATTCTAATTCACTTTTAGAATCAGAGCAGGGCCATCATTATTACAGTTATGCAGGGCATCAGGAGAGAAATGAGCATGGCCTGCTTTACTATTGCAGTGTTTGTTCTAAAAGTTTCCGATCTCCATCTAAACTGGAAAGACACTATCTAATTCATGCAGGGCAGAAACCATTTGAATGTTCAGTTTGTGGCAAAACATTCAGACAGGCTCCCCACTGGAAGAGACATCAGCTTACTCACTTTAAAGAACGACCACAAGAGAAAGTGGTTTTAGATTCGGTTGAATAA